From the genome of Rhodohalobacter sp. SW132:
AGTGAAAGGTCACTCCGCGCGAAACCAGTAGTTCTTTCAGGGAATCCATGAGACTGCCGGGATGGAGATGGGCATCTTTAGGATAGTAGGTAGCCCCGATAATATTCAAATTAAGATCGGGCTCCATCTCTTTTACCTGATCTGCAGTAAGAACTTCGGCCGGAACACCCAGCTGCTGCGCTATTTCAGCGGCTTCAACCTCTTTTTTAAGTCCTTTTTCAGTATTGCAAAACATCAGCAAACCGCGCTTTTCATAACCGAAAGAGCTGTTTTCTTCAGATTCGAAATCGATCAAAAGTTCACGGCTTGCCATCAGCAAATCACGCAGAACGGGTCCGGCTTGTTTAACATGTTCGTCAGTGGAGGCTTTTTTAAATTCCCAGCCCCATTTCAACAGATCAAGACTCAGGCGCGGACGAATGTAAAACGGGCTTTCAGGTTCAAGCATCCATTTTAATCCCTTACTGATAATTCCGGGAGAAGAGAGTGGAATGATGTGGCTCGGCACAATCATACCGGCATTTCCGTATGAGCAGTTATCTTTGCCGGTGTCTTTATCCAGTATGGTAACTTCCAAACCACGCCGGTTCAGATAATATGCGGTGAAAAGCCCTGCTATTCCCGCACCAATAATTATCACACGATTGCTTTCCATTCTCGTAGTTATGCTGCTGATATTAAAGTTAAAAATCCGGAATCCAACCGGATCGATTCAGATTACCTGGAAGCCGTGTGCGTAGGGATCATCATCGTCGATAGTAATTGT
Proteins encoded in this window:
- a CDS encoding FAD-binding oxidoreductase, whose translation is MESNRVIIIGAGIAGLFTAYYLNRRGLEVTILDKDTGKDNCSYGNAGMIVPSHIIPLSSPGIISKGLKWMLEPESPFYIRPRLSLDLLKWGWEFKKASTDEHVKQAGPVLRDLLMASRELLIDFESEENSSFGYEKRGLLMFCNTEKGLKKEVEAAEIAQQLGVPAEVLTADQVKEMEPDLNLNIIGATYYPKDAHLHPGSLMDSLKELLVSRGVTFHWNTEIEKMDQSGGKIRTLHSSDGKEWKADTYILCAGAWSAGIAKKFGTQMLMQAGKGYSITIEEPVKRPLNCGIFAERKVTMTPMFGSLRFAGTMEIVGTDTRINRAKMNGLKKSVCEYLPEFSMNDLEGHPVWTGLRPCSPDGMPYVGTVSSLKNVYASTGHAMMGMSLAPSCGKIVADLITEGKSDLNHSLINPNRFAG